The following proteins are co-located in the Gordonia polyisoprenivorans genome:
- a CDS encoding DNA recombination protein RmuC, which yields MIGIVLAFTVGIVLGVAIGWLACTSRSAGAVAAARAETAALRSSQDLVGRSLAAASEDAARRQSNAIGAELSHIVDPLHTLVGQMADELRRVERDRTSAYAGLSEQVRGMQMMSTRLSDQTRALTNALHTPHLRGRWGEVQLERVVELAGMTRHCDFSTQVSASSEAGSVRPDMVVHLAGGRDIVVDAKVPLQAYLQAADCEDPQMRRDLLSDHARAVRAHITALSAKSYWSAFDDTPEMVVLFLPADAVLEWAVRADPTLIEFGITKNVVLTTPSSLVSLLRTIALGWRHDAMARDAAVIHELGVELHHRLDSVLGHLDRVGTSLRRAVDAYNSTVGALDSRVGVTARRLASLEALGDLDEPTTVRTIHDTVRETRTAGHGYGPSPITQFDAHITQNGHDAPIRSPDRPT from the coding sequence ATGATCGGCATCGTGCTCGCATTCACCGTCGGCATCGTGCTCGGCGTCGCAATCGGTTGGCTCGCGTGCACGAGCCGATCGGCCGGCGCCGTCGCTGCCGCACGCGCCGAGACCGCGGCGCTGCGGTCCTCCCAGGACCTGGTCGGACGGTCGCTCGCCGCGGCCTCCGAGGATGCGGCCCGACGGCAGTCGAACGCGATCGGCGCCGAGCTCAGTCACATCGTCGATCCACTGCACACGCTGGTCGGACAGATGGCCGACGAACTACGGCGTGTGGAACGCGACCGCACGAGCGCGTACGCCGGCCTGTCCGAGCAGGTGCGGGGCATGCAGATGATGTCGACGCGGCTCTCCGATCAGACCCGGGCGCTGACCAACGCACTACACACCCCGCACCTGCGGGGCCGGTGGGGTGAGGTCCAACTCGAGCGGGTCGTCGAACTCGCCGGGATGACGCGCCACTGCGACTTCAGCACCCAGGTGTCGGCGAGTTCGGAGGCCGGGTCGGTCCGCCCCGACATGGTGGTGCACCTGGCCGGTGGCCGCGACATCGTCGTCGATGCCAAGGTGCCCCTGCAAGCGTATCTGCAGGCCGCGGACTGCGAGGACCCGCAGATGCGGCGCGACCTGCTCTCCGACCATGCCCGGGCGGTGCGCGCGCACATCACCGCGCTCTCGGCGAAGTCGTATTGGTCGGCCTTCGACGACACCCCCGAGATGGTCGTGCTGTTCTTGCCCGCCGACGCGGTGCTCGAGTGGGCGGTGCGCGCCGACCCCACCCTCATCGAGTTCGGCATCACCAAGAATGTGGTGCTCACCACGCCGTCGAGTCTGGTGTCGTTGTTGCGCACCATCGCACTCGGTTGGCGCCACGACGCGATGGCACGTGACGCGGCGGTGATCCACGAGCTCGGCGTCGAGCTGCATCATCGGCTCGACTCGGTACTCGGCCATCTCGATCGGGTCGGAACGTCGCTGCGCAGGGCGGTCGATGCCTACAACTCCACTGTGGGAGCACTGGATTCCCGGGTCGGTGTGACCGCCCGCCGGCTGGCATCGCTGGAGGCGCTCGGCGATCTCGACGAGCCCACCACGGTCCGCACGATTCACGACACCGTCCGCGAGACCCGCACGGCTGGTCACGGGTACGGGCCGAGCCCGATCACGCAGTTCGACGCACACATCACACAGAACGGACATGACGCCCCGATCCGGTCGCCGGATCGGCCAACATGA
- a CDS encoding DUF6542 domain-containing protein translates to MPLDQQSVLPTVRGVPWWGAVLIATALTAVGAIMDAKNHGNLGAVFNFCLLVGCCLAALAVRRRALFTAAAQPPLIAFCVGVLALYSLNAGNASGLKSLVLKVLLPIAANFPWMAVTFVVTLVLVLLRWVLTRPEGWNAKLRGGKNNKPPAKRRASTSTREKGARTSGARGDGDKAARTRRTETATSSSSRAATTRTSSSRGASGATSTSSSTRTARKKDAEARSTASKSRASASVVGAAATAADDPGRARPRRARAGDAARKATESPEAPRRRAGDAGRTTARPVPVASEETTRIPTDQTDRPRPRARSAAADLDRYESGAAAAYQSTRSRNRS, encoded by the coding sequence GTGCCACTGGACCAGCAGTCGGTGCTGCCGACCGTCCGTGGGGTGCCCTGGTGGGGTGCCGTCCTCATCGCGACAGCGCTGACCGCGGTCGGCGCGATCATGGACGCCAAGAATCACGGCAACCTCGGCGCGGTGTTCAATTTCTGCCTGCTGGTCGGGTGCTGCCTGGCCGCGCTCGCCGTTCGTCGTCGGGCGTTGTTCACCGCGGCCGCGCAGCCGCCGCTGATCGCATTCTGCGTCGGCGTGCTGGCGCTCTACAGCCTCAATGCCGGCAACGCATCCGGTCTCAAGTCCTTGGTGCTCAAGGTGCTGTTGCCGATCGCCGCCAACTTCCCGTGGATGGCTGTCACGTTCGTGGTGACGCTCGTGCTGGTTCTGCTCCGTTGGGTGCTGACCCGGCCCGAAGGCTGGAACGCGAAACTCCGGGGCGGCAAGAACAACAAGCCGCCGGCCAAACGACGCGCATCCACGAGCACTCGTGAGAAGGGCGCCCGCACCTCCGGCGCACGCGGTGACGGCGACAAGGCAGCGCGTACTCGTCGAACAGAGACCGCCACTTCGTCGAGCAGCCGCGCGGCGACCACTCGAACGAGTTCGTCGCGCGGTGCCAGTGGTGCCACGAGCACCTCGTCGAGCACCCGCACGGCCCGAAAGAAAGACGCCGAGGCCCGCAGCACCGCGTCGAAGTCCCGCGCAAGCGCATCGGTGGTCGGCGCCGCAGCCACCGCCGCCGACGATCCGGGTCGGGCGCGTCCCCGGCGAGCACGTGCGGGCGACGCAGCCCGCAAGGCCACGGAGTCACCGGAGGCACCGCGTCGTCGTGCCGGCGATGCCGGCCGAACCACCGCACGACCGGTCCCCGTCGCCTCCGAGGAGACCACACGCATTCCCACGGATCAGACCGACCGACCGCGCCCGCGCGCCCGCTCGGCGGCCGCGGACCTCGACCGCTACGAGTCCGGCGCTGCCGCGGCCTACCAGTCGACGCGCTCACGCAACCGCTCCTGA
- a CDS encoding nucleosidase: protein MHADSSSSDPGILVVSATRSEARHIPDGTRLLVTGIGKVAASVALTRELSTGPAVTRIVNIGTAGALHDHHLPVGHEGLFVPSAVVEHDISSTELRAMGYPVVDRWELPDGDGTVLATGDTFVADPVRRAELAAGADLVDMEGAAIAHVAAAFGVPCRLVKVVTDGADEGAMDWPSLVDEAARTLGRWVSEHLTV from the coding sequence ATGCACGCAGATTCCTCGTCGTCCGATCCCGGGATACTGGTCGTCTCCGCGACCCGGTCGGAGGCACGCCACATCCCCGACGGCACCCGGCTCCTGGTCACCGGCATCGGAAAAGTCGCCGCGTCGGTCGCGCTGACCCGGGAACTGAGCACCGGCCCCGCGGTGACACGCATCGTCAACATCGGGACCGCCGGCGCGCTGCACGACCACCATCTGCCGGTCGGTCACGAGGGGCTGTTCGTACCGTCGGCCGTCGTCGAACACGACATCAGCAGCACCGAATTGCGGGCGATGGGTTACCCGGTCGTCGACCGATGGGAGTTGCCGGACGGCGACGGCACCGTGCTTGCCACCGGCGACACCTTCGTCGCCGACCCGGTCCGACGCGCCGAACTGGCCGCCGGCGCCGATCTCGTCGACATGGAGGGTGCGGCGATTGCCCATGTGGCGGCTGCGTTCGGGGTGCCCTGCCGGCTGGTGAAGGTGGTTACCGACGGCGCCGACGAAGGGGCGATGGACTGGCCGTCACTCGTCGACGAGGCGGCCCGCACGCTCGGGCGGTGGGTGTCCGAGCACCTCACCGTGTAG
- a CDS encoding fructosamine kinase family protein — translation MPRESGNSLGENVFRKTRRGADPDFFAAEAAGLRWLAEAGAPVVEVIAVWDSGIELQRLDSAVPDADAAREYGAALARMHDAGADSFGAPPAGYHGRQFIGERPLSSRTHASWGAFYAAERVEPYLEPARRAGYLTADDEALTRSACAAIADGVFDDDEPPSRLHGDLWSGNVMWTPDGVVMIDPAAHGGHREADLAMLALFGCPHLDAIVSAYDQIHPLAAGWRDRIPLHQLHPLAVHAAGHGPSYGSALGRAAQATLALTR, via the coding sequence ATGCCGCGCGAGAGCGGTAACTCCTTGGGCGAGAACGTCTTCCGCAAGACCCGCCGTGGCGCCGATCCGGATTTCTTCGCGGCCGAGGCCGCCGGTCTGCGGTGGCTGGCCGAGGCCGGAGCACCCGTCGTCGAGGTCATCGCGGTGTGGGACAGCGGAATCGAGCTGCAGCGTTTGGACTCCGCGGTCCCCGACGCCGACGCCGCACGTGAATACGGCGCCGCTCTGGCGCGCATGCATGACGCGGGCGCCGACTCGTTCGGGGCGCCGCCCGCGGGATACCACGGACGACAGTTCATCGGCGAACGGCCACTGAGTTCACGCACCCACGCGAGTTGGGGCGCCTTCTACGCCGCCGAACGCGTCGAGCCCTACCTCGAACCCGCGCGCCGCGCCGGATATCTCACCGCCGACGACGAGGCACTGACCCGCTCGGCCTGTGCGGCCATCGCCGACGGCGTCTTCGACGACGACGAGCCACCGAGCCGGCTGCACGGGGACCTGTGGAGCGGCAACGTGATGTGGACACCCGACGGTGTGGTGATGATCGATCCGGCCGCCCACGGCGGCCACCGCGAGGCCGACCTGGCGATGCTCGCGCTGTTCGGCTGTCCGCACCTCGACGCCATCGTCTCCGCCTACGACCAGATCCACCCATTGGCAGCCGGGTGGCGCGACCGAATCCCGCTGCACCAACTGCATCCGCTGGCCGTGCACGCCGCGGGCCACGGACCCTCCTACGGTTCGGCGCTGGGGCGGGCGGCACAGGCAACCCTCGCGCTCACCCGCTGA
- a CDS encoding SDR family oxidoreductase, translating to MSLRDLIRMDPPVPTLRGRRVLITGAASGIGLATALAAARDGAELVLTDLHADKLDEAVTTVTEAGGHVAFHSAGDVSDYKWVRSFAHEVDSEVGVMDVVMNIAGISVWGTVENLEHRHWRSAVDVNLMGPIHIIECFVPQMVRRGHGGHLVNVSSAAGLLAFPWHAAYSASKFGIRGVSEVLRFDLRRHHIGVSLVCPGAVATPLVNSVEIVGIDRSDPRVARQIDAFHRVSVTPDTAAAAIIKGVKKNRFMVYTSFDIRFGYWWARKFALPYEIVMRIANDRFAHLARISAVSQVDPVPADPDAARER from the coding sequence ATGTCATTACGCGATCTGATCAGAATGGACCCGCCGGTTCCCACCCTGCGCGGACGCCGGGTGTTGATCACCGGGGCGGCCAGCGGAATCGGCTTGGCCACGGCGCTCGCCGCGGCACGTGATGGCGCCGAACTCGTGCTCACCGACCTGCACGCCGACAAGCTCGACGAGGCGGTGACCACCGTCACCGAGGCCGGCGGGCACGTCGCCTTCCATTCTGCGGGCGACGTCTCCGACTACAAGTGGGTCCGCAGCTTTGCCCATGAGGTCGACTCCGAGGTCGGCGTGATGGACGTGGTGATGAACATCGCCGGTATCTCGGTCTGGGGCACCGTGGAGAACCTCGAGCACCGGCATTGGCGATCGGCTGTCGACGTCAACCTGATGGGTCCGATTCACATCATCGAATGCTTTGTCCCGCAGATGGTTCGGCGAGGACACGGCGGACACCTGGTGAATGTGTCGTCGGCCGCGGGACTGTTGGCCTTTCCCTGGCATGCCGCCTACAGCGCATCGAAGTTCGGCATCCGCGGGGTCTCGGAAGTACTGCGATTCGACCTGCGTCGTCATCACATCGGGGTGTCACTGGTTTGCCCGGGTGCGGTCGCCACCCCCTTGGTCAACAGCGTGGAGATCGTCGGCATCGATCGCAGCGACCCGCGGGTGGCCAGGCAGATCGATGCATTCCATCGCGTCTCGGTCACCCCCGACACCGCTGCCGCCGCGATCATCAAGGGGGTCAAGAAGAATCGGTTCATGGTCTACACCTCCTTCGACATCCGGTTCGGGTATTGGTGGGCACGCAAGTTCGCGTTGCCCTACGAGATCGTCATGCGGATCGCCAACGATCGATTTGCGCACCTCGCCCGGATCAGTGCGGTGTCGCAGGTGGACCCCGTGCCGGCCGACCCCGATGCCGCGCGAGAGCGGTAA
- a CDS encoding N-acetylmuramoyl-L-alanine amidase — protein sequence MSIARRRGSRARLAITATAVALLTGSAVLTATTGSAPASAAPATGTSLAGKTVFLDPGHQGGAAGHDLAKQVPDGRGGTKDCQTTGATGVNGVAEHTVNWDVAQLVKAGLESQGARVVLSRPDDTGWGGCVDERAAAASRSGAAIAVSLHADSTTTGTDTTKKGFHMIVPTLPIPDATVNQVQGGEGLKASTIMRDAFLKAGFPAANYAGVNDGIQTRSDIAAVNLTKVPAVFIEMGNLSNPQEAAALAARDGQVKYSMAITDGIINYVKGSAAATIPGVSNPGATTPGTTTPGSTTPGTTTPGTTTPQSGDDDELSAVLPFIQQLLGTKDPAEIMRLMLTEGQDASAQVLNAMLEIVYGLFDGKLPIG from the coding sequence ATGTCGATCGCCCGGAGACGAGGCTCGCGAGCGCGACTCGCGATCACGGCTACGGCCGTCGCCCTGCTGACGGGGTCGGCGGTGCTCACCGCCACCACCGGAAGTGCACCCGCATCGGCCGCACCGGCCACGGGCACCAGCCTTGCGGGCAAGACGGTCTTCCTCGACCCCGGTCATCAGGGCGGCGCGGCCGGCCACGACCTGGCCAAGCAGGTTCCCGACGGACGCGGCGGCACCAAGGACTGCCAGACGACCGGCGCGACCGGGGTGAACGGCGTGGCCGAGCACACCGTCAACTGGGACGTCGCGCAGCTGGTGAAGGCCGGACTCGAGAGTCAGGGCGCGCGGGTGGTGCTGAGCCGACCCGACGACACCGGCTGGGGCGGTTGCGTCGACGAGCGCGCCGCCGCGGCGAGCCGGTCGGGAGCGGCCATCGCGGTCAGCCTGCACGCGGATTCGACCACCACCGGTACGGATACGACCAAAAAGGGCTTCCACATGATCGTGCCGACGCTGCCGATCCCGGATGCGACGGTCAATCAGGTACAGGGCGGCGAAGGCCTCAAGGCGTCGACGATCATGCGTGACGCCTTCCTCAAGGCGGGCTTCCCGGCCGCCAATTACGCCGGGGTGAACGACGGAATCCAGACCCGCTCGGATATCGCCGCGGTGAACCTCACCAAGGTTCCGGCAGTCTTCATCGAAATGGGCAACCTTTCCAACCCGCAGGAGGCCGCCGCGCTGGCCGCCCGTGACGGTCAGGTCAAGTACTCGATGGCCATCACCGACGGGATCATCAACTACGTCAAGGGCTCTGCGGCCGCCACGATCCCCGGCGTCAGCAACCCCGGTGCCACCACGCCCGGTACGACGACCCCGGGTTCCACGACCCCGGGAACGACGACGCCGGGAACGACGACCCCGCAGTCCGGTGACGACGACGAACTGTCGGCGGTCCTGCCGTTCATCCAGCAACTGCTCGGCACCAAGGATCCCGCGGAGATCATGCGGTTGATGCTCACCGAGGGTCAGGACGCGTCGGCGCAGGTGCTCAATGCCATGCTCGAGATCGTCTACGGCCTGTTCGACGGAAAGCTACCGATCGGCTGA
- a CDS encoding CobW family GTP-binding protein, whose product MSRVGVPVVVVAGFLGSGKTTLLNHLLREGGRDGSVGARIGVLVNDFGAVNIDAMLVAGQADGAVSLANGCMCCSVDRDGLDAALSTLLRPSARIDAIVIEASGIAEPRALIRMVTGSDDPRMRYGGLVYVVDAAMFARTRHEHPEIDLHIAVADLVVLNKIDLVEPEALDNIRIVLRELNPTAAQISVIDARVDPAMLFDPVVAPDADAPDSAGDDAGPVQLTLDALFHDPGRRDSEPLDCGTADEHDHDHGHHHGPGAHCHRHLHDEFTSVEFTSTAPMDPRRLARFLERPPVGCYRIKGVAHFDLPGHRQRHIVHGVGGFVEVRRDSWAGQARQTSIVAIGTGIDRDEVLSVLTAAVADDATADDEHGILHITRHLPAR is encoded by the coding sequence ATGAGCCGGGTAGGCGTTCCCGTCGTCGTGGTCGCCGGATTCCTCGGGTCGGGCAAGACAACGCTGCTCAATCACCTGCTGCGGGAGGGCGGTCGCGATGGTTCCGTCGGCGCGCGAATCGGGGTGTTGGTCAACGACTTCGGAGCGGTGAACATCGATGCCATGTTGGTCGCCGGGCAGGCCGACGGTGCGGTGAGCCTCGCCAACGGGTGCATGTGCTGCTCGGTCGACCGAGACGGACTCGACGCCGCGCTGTCGACTCTCCTGCGGCCGTCGGCCCGTATCGACGCCATCGTCATCGAGGCCAGCGGCATCGCCGAACCACGAGCACTGATCCGCATGGTCACCGGCTCCGACGATCCCCGGATGCGGTACGGGGGACTGGTCTACGTCGTCGATGCGGCGATGTTCGCCCGCACCCGACACGAGCACCCGGAGATCGACCTGCACATCGCCGTCGCCGATCTGGTGGTGCTCAACAAGATCGACCTCGTCGAGCCCGAGGCACTCGACAACATCAGAATCGTCCTGCGTGAGCTCAACCCGACCGCGGCACAGATCTCGGTGATCGACGCCCGGGTCGACCCGGCGATGCTGTTCGATCCGGTCGTCGCGCCGGATGCCGACGCACCGGATAGTGCCGGCGACGACGCAGGACCGGTGCAGCTCACCCTCGATGCGCTGTTTCATGATCCCGGACGCCGTGACTCCGAACCCCTGGATTGCGGCACCGCTGATGAGCACGACCATGACCACGGACACCATCACGGGCCGGGGGCACACTGTCACCGACACCTGCATGACGAGTTCACCTCGGTCGAGTTCACCTCGACCGCGCCGATGGACCCGCGCCGGCTCGCGCGATTCCTCGAGCGGCCGCCGGTCGGTTGCTATCGGATCAAAGGGGTCGCGCACTTCGACCTGCCGGGGCATCGGCAGCGCCACATCGTGCACGGGGTCGGCGGCTTCGTCGAGGTGCGTCGCGACTCGTGGGCCGGCCAGGCCAGGCAGACCAGCATCGTCGCGATCGGAACGGGGATCGACCGTGACGAGGTCCTCAGCGTCTTGACCGCGGCCGTCGCCGACGACGCCACCGCCGACGACGAACACGGCATCCTGCACATCACCCGACACTTGCCCGCGCGCTGA
- a CDS encoding rhodanese-related sulfurtransferase, producing MSTPKIVLFYVFTPLPDPEAIRLWQQAVCSSLGLRGRIILSRHGINSTVGGDLAAVKRYVRATREYPPFAQADIKWSEGAGDDFPRLSVRVRPEIVTFGAPEELKVDESGVIGGGDRLTPRDLHQLVEQRGDDVVFLDGRNRIESEIGRFAGALTPPVETTRDFVPLLDSGAYDHLKNRPVVTYCTGGVRCEVLTALMRNRGFEEVYQLDGGIVRYGEEFGDDGLWQGSLYVFDNRMNVAFSDHADVIAACVECGSATSNVANHPDRLGRDLAVICADCLAAAGVTGSGDPSPSVTPR from the coding sequence GTGTCGACCCCCAAGATCGTCCTGTTCTACGTGTTCACCCCGTTGCCCGACCCTGAGGCGATCCGGCTGTGGCAGCAGGCCGTGTGTTCCTCTCTCGGGTTGCGCGGCAGGATCATCCTGTCACGGCACGGCATCAACAGCACCGTCGGCGGAGACCTCGCCGCAGTGAAACGGTACGTCAGGGCCACCCGCGAATACCCCCCGTTCGCCCAAGCCGACATCAAGTGGTCGGAGGGCGCCGGCGACGACTTCCCGCGGTTGTCGGTGCGCGTGCGACCGGAGATCGTCACCTTCGGCGCGCCTGAGGAACTGAAGGTCGATGAGTCCGGCGTGATCGGTGGCGGTGACCGGCTGACCCCCCGCGATCTGCACCAACTCGTCGAGCAGCGCGGCGACGACGTCGTCTTCCTCGACGGCCGCAACCGCATCGAATCGGAAATCGGCAGATTCGCCGGCGCGCTCACCCCGCCGGTGGAGACCACCCGCGACTTCGTGCCGCTGCTCGACAGCGGCGCCTACGACCACCTCAAGAACCGTCCGGTGGTCACCTACTGCACCGGCGGGGTGCGGTGCGAGGTGCTCACCGCGCTCATGCGCAACCGCGGATTCGAGGAGGTCTATCAGCTCGATGGCGGGATCGTCCGCTACGGCGAGGAGTTCGGTGACGACGGACTCTGGCAGGGCTCGCTCTACGTGTTCGACAACCGGATGAACGTCGCATTCTCCGACCATGCCGACGTGATCGCGGCGTGCGTCGAATGCGGATCGGCGACAAGCAATGTGGCCAACCATCCCGATCGGCTCGGCCGCGACCTCGCGGTCATCTGCGCCGACTGTCTCGCCGCCGCGGGTGTCACCGGGTCGGGTGATCCCTCACCGTCGGTGACGCCGCGATGA
- a CDS encoding histone-like nucleoid-structuring protein Lsr2 has protein sequence MAKVQSVEIVDDIDGKILDEYETVRWSIDGKDYEFDTSARHAQQFRDAVARYIEVSRTAGSARNPAAKRATSGAGTRSKEQTQAIRKWATKNGFEVSDRGRIPANVLEAFEAAH, from the coding sequence ATGGCAAAGGTTCAATCGGTCGAGATCGTCGACGACATCGACGGCAAGATTCTCGACGAATACGAGACCGTTCGTTGGTCGATCGACGGCAAGGATTACGAGTTCGACACCTCGGCTCGCCACGCTCAGCAATTCCGCGACGCGGTAGCCCGATACATCGAGGTGTCGCGCACCGCTGGTTCGGCCCGCAATCCGGCCGCCAAGCGCGCCACGAGCGGCGCGGGCACCCGCAGCAAAGAGCAGACGCAGGCCATCCGCAAGTGGGCAACCAAGAACGGGTTCGAGGTCAGCGACCGGGGCCGTATTCCGGCCAACGTGCTCGAGGCCTTCGAAGCGGCTCACTGA
- a CDS encoding DsbA family protein: MTERRKTSNASRAKPSAASSRKSATSTPSGHQPRSTSSKATYVLVGVAVVAVAALVILGFVWNANKKDLGPVSDTVLNENAALIVGEPAAPTTIDVFEDFLCPVCQQFEKQSGQPIIDAVNSGKLRVRYHMLTFLNSRSASGDYSERAAGALQCVGDAKDPALFFRFHTALFVDQPKENGDSDHSNAQLAQIAAAQGAAPPTQQCIATGAKLAEAKQAAAQSRTQLEKAMETTAVGTPTVLLNGEPVNGITDGPGWLTAILTKETE, translated from the coding sequence GTGACTGAGCGGCGCAAGACCTCGAACGCCTCGCGCGCGAAGCCCTCGGCCGCGTCGTCGCGGAAATCCGCCACGTCGACGCCATCCGGCCATCAGCCCCGGTCGACCTCCAGCAAGGCGACCTATGTACTTGTCGGCGTCGCTGTGGTGGCAGTGGCGGCGCTGGTCATCCTCGGCTTCGTCTGGAACGCGAACAAGAAGGACCTGGGGCCGGTCAGCGACACCGTGCTCAACGAGAACGCCGCGCTGATCGTGGGTGAACCCGCCGCGCCGACCACCATCGATGTTTTCGAGGACTTCCTCTGCCCGGTGTGCCAGCAGTTCGAGAAGCAGTCCGGCCAGCCGATCATCGATGCCGTCAATTCCGGCAAACTCCGGGTGCGCTATCACATGCTGACGTTCCTCAACTCGAGGTCGGCGTCGGGTGACTACTCCGAACGCGCCGCGGGAGCCCTGCAATGTGTCGGTGACGCCAAGGACCCGGCGCTGTTCTTCCGATTCCACACCGCGCTGTTCGTCGATCAGCCCAAGGAGAACGGCGACTCCGACCACTCCAACGCCCAGCTGGCGCAAATCGCCGCCGCGCAGGGAGCCGCTCCCCCGACGCAGCAGTGCATCGCCACCGGCGCCAAGCTCGCCGAGGCAAAGCAGGCTGCGGCACAGTCGCGCACTCAACTCGAGAAGGCCATGGAAACCACGGCAGTGGGCACCCCGACGGTGTTGCTGAACGGAGAGCCGGTCAACGGGATCACCGACGGACCAGGGTGGCTGACGGCCATTCTCACCAAGGAGACCGAGTGA
- a CDS encoding MspA family porin has protein sequence MSDEVRRRSGLTGVCAALAVAASVIGAGTSGAAPSSFADQQTTKRTDDGWVVSAIKSHEQVRSVPPLNQSPWTREGFLSLKGEGVIAGSGSVPMQAGTVAAGFQIGCNTDVTSGATVGISGGPSAQMNISYPPAVVIGATVTPNISTTLRPGTIADIPFGSKKMQTGKAGITVDGVHVKVDGCLGPVALRAYVTVSVSTALNDNTINVYGKPHYL, from the coding sequence GTGAGCGATGAAGTGCGGAGACGATCAGGGCTGACAGGCGTGTGTGCGGCGCTGGCGGTGGCTGCGTCGGTGATCGGGGCGGGTACCTCTGGTGCTGCACCGAGTTCGTTTGCTGATCAGCAGACGACCAAACGCACGGATGACGGGTGGGTCGTCTCGGCGATCAAGTCGCACGAGCAGGTGCGGTCGGTACCGCCCCTAAACCAATCACCGTGGACGAGAGAGGGTTTCCTGAGTCTCAAAGGTGAGGGTGTCATCGCCGGGTCGGGTTCGGTGCCGATGCAGGCGGGCACTGTCGCAGCCGGATTCCAGATCGGCTGCAACACTGATGTGACGTCGGGTGCCACGGTGGGGATCTCGGGTGGTCCGTCGGCGCAGATGAACATTTCCTATCCGCCGGCGGTGGTGATCGGTGCGACGGTCACCCCGAACATCTCCACGACGTTGCGGCCGGGCACGATCGCCGATATCCCGTTCGGGTCGAAGAAGATGCAGACCGGGAAAGCCGGCATCACCGTCGACGGCGTGCATGTGAAGGTCGACGGCTGTCTTGGGCCGGTCGCCCTGCGCGCGTACGTGACCGTGAGCGTGTCAACAGCGTTGAACGACAACACGATCAACGTGTACGGCAAACCCCACTACCTGTGA